The genomic window TATCATGGTAGTCGTCCGCACGGGTGGACACAGACTAACATCCTCCGGCGACTGGAAGGAGACGTGCAGATCGGACTCATCTCGGATATCCACGGGAACCTTCCGGCGCTCGAGGCCGTCCTGTCGGACATGCCGGCAGTCGACGAAATCGCGTGTATCGGCGACGTCGTCGGCTACAACCCCTGGCCCGCGGCCTGTGTGGATCGCGTCCGCGAGGTGGCTGCTGTGACGGTCCAGGGAAACCACGACCGGACGGTCCGAACGCCCGAGACGTATCGCGGGAACAGGATGGCCCACGCCGGGCTCGAACACGCGCTCGACGAACTCTCCGAGGAACAGCTCTCGTGGCTCGACGACCTGCCGCGGACGGCGACGGTCGCCGACGATCGCTTCCTGCTCGTCCACGATCATCCGGACGTCCAGGACCGGTACGTGATGCCGGAGGCGTTCTCCGGACTCTGGTCGTATCTCGACGGCCGCAGTGGGCTCGTTCTCGGGCACACGCACGTCCAGCACGAGGAGACGGACGGGGATCGTCTGCTCGTCAACC from Halomicrobium salinisoli includes these protein-coding regions:
- a CDS encoding metallophosphoesterase family protein; this encodes MQIGLISDIHGNLPALEAVLSDMPAVDEIACIGDVVGYNPWPAACVDRVREVAAVTVQGNHDRTVRTPETYRGNRMAHAGLEHALDELSEEQLSWLDDLPRTATVADDRFLLVHDHPDVQDRYVMPEAFSGLWSYLDGRSGLVLGHTHVQHEETDGDRLLVNPGSVGQPRDGDPRAAYAVLDTDAVTVALHRVEYDVDRVIRAVEEAGLPERIGARLLDGT